From one Streptomyces sp. ICC1 genomic stretch:
- a CDS encoding HIT domain-containing protein — MLHPMTIEPEQQIGVGTQDAFQRLWTPHRMAYIQGENKPTGPEAGDGCPFCGIPDMSDQDGLVVARGKHVYAVLNLYPYNGGHLMVVPYRHVADYTDLDAAETAELADLTKRAMAALRKASGAHGFNIGMNQGQAAGAGIAAHLHQHIVPRWGGDTNFMPVVGHTKVLPQLLADTRQMLADAWPNG, encoded by the coding sequence ATGCTGCATCCCATGACGATTGAGCCGGAGCAGCAGATCGGTGTGGGCACGCAGGACGCGTTCCAGCGTCTGTGGACGCCCCACCGGATGGCCTACATCCAGGGGGAGAACAAGCCGACCGGGCCGGAGGCCGGGGACGGCTGTCCCTTCTGCGGGATTCCGGACATGTCCGACCAGGACGGCCTGGTCGTGGCGCGGGGCAAGCACGTCTACGCCGTGCTCAACCTGTACCCGTACAACGGCGGCCACCTGATGGTCGTCCCGTACCGGCACGTCGCCGACTACACGGACCTGGACGCCGCTGAGACGGCCGAGCTCGCGGACCTCACGAAGCGGGCGATGGCCGCGCTGCGCAAGGCCTCCGGGGCGCACGGGTTCAACATCGGCATGAACCAGGGCCAGGCCGCGGGCGCCGGGATCGCCGCGCACCTGCACCAGCACATCGTGCCCCGCTGGGGCGGGGACACGAACTTCATGCCGGTCGTCGGCCACACCAAGGTGCTGCCCCAACTCCTCGCGGACACCCGCCAGATGCTCGCCGACGCCTGGCCGAACGGCTAG
- a CDS encoding potassium channel family protein — MHAAPETRDEAWERRTELPLFFASLIFLTGFTVAVLAYEVHPLPRAIGVGLVALTWLCFVVDYAARLILSGTRPLRFVRLHPLDTLIVLLPLLRPLRMVKVHDAVQSRYNRPRRNLYARVMSYAGLSAGLLGFAGALGVHHFERRAPGATILTLGDAVWWVCETLTTVGYGDMAPVTPEGRIIAAFMMAGGLALLGAVTGSFSSWMLQAFRREDEAEPPGN; from the coding sequence ATGCACGCTGCACCCGAGACCCGCGACGAGGCCTGGGAACGCCGGACCGAACTGCCGCTGTTCTTCGCTTCCCTGATCTTCCTCACCGGTTTCACCGTCGCCGTCCTGGCTTACGAGGTCCACCCGCTCCCGCGGGCCATCGGCGTCGGCCTCGTGGCGCTGACCTGGCTGTGCTTCGTCGTGGACTACGCGGCCAGGCTGATCCTGAGCGGCACGCGCCCGCTGCGCTTCGTACGCCTGCACCCGCTGGACACGCTGATCGTGCTGCTGCCGCTGCTGCGGCCGCTGCGCATGGTCAAGGTGCACGACGCGGTCCAGTCCCGGTACAACCGCCCGCGCCGGAACCTGTACGCGCGGGTCATGTCGTACGCGGGCCTGTCCGCCGGACTGCTCGGCTTCGCGGGCGCCCTCGGGGTCCACCACTTCGAGCGCCGGGCCCCGGGCGCCACCATCCTCACCCTCGGGGACGCGGTGTGGTGGGTGTGCGAGACGCTGACGACGGTGGGCTACGGGGACATGGCCCCGGTGACCCCGGAGGGCCGGATCATCGCGGCGTTCATGATGGCGGGCGGGCTGGCCCTGCTGGGCGCGGTGACGGGTTCGTTCTCGTCGTGGATGCTCCAGGCGTTCCGGCGGGAGGACGAGGCGGAGCCCCCGGGGAACTGA